Genomic DNA from Nitrospiria bacterium:
GAGGCCGCGCGCAAGCGCCGTCGGAAGGTCGCCTCGGTCGACAAGGCCAATGTCCTGGAGTCTTCCGCGCTCTGGCGCAAGGTCGTAATCGAGGTCCACAAGGATTATCCGGACGTTGAGCTGTCGCATCTGTACGTGGACAACTGTGCGATGCAGTTGATTCGAAACCCGAAGCAGTTCGACGTCATCGTGACGACCAACCTGTTCGGCGATATCCTGAGCGACGAGGCCGCGATGCTGACCGGCTCGATCGGGATGCTTCCATCGGCCAGTCTCGGAGGCCGCACCGCGATGTACGAGCCGATTCACGGAAGCGCGCCGGACATCGCCGGGCAGAACAAGGCCAACCCGCTCGCGACCATCCTTTCGGCCGCGATGATGCTCAACTATTCCTTCGATCAGGGAAAGGCGGCGGACGAGATCGAGGCGGCCGTGCTCGGTGTTCTGGACCAGGGCTACCGCACCGGCGACATCGCATCGCCCGGAACTAAACTGGTCGGCACCAAGGAGATGGGGGAACTGGTCGTCAAGCAACTCATGAAAGCGTAGGTCTTGACTTCACAGCGCGGAATCTACCTCCGCGCGGAGACAGGCTCCGCGCTGTTTATTTTCTATAATACCTCACCGCCGTTGTGAGTCAGAGTGCTTAGGAATCGATATCCATGCTAACGAAAAAAGATCAATATGTCATCGCCGTCGTCGGGGCTACGGGGGCCGTCGGCCAGGAGATGGTCGAGGTCCTCGAGGAACGGAAATTTCCGGTGGAGGAGCTCCGTCTCTTCGCCTCGGAGCGTACGGCGGGCGAGACATTGACCTTCCGGGACCGGAGCCTGACGGTCAAGCTCCTGACCAAGGAGGCCTTTAGCGGCGTGGACATCGCGCTGTTCTCGGCCGGGGAGGAGGTCAGCCGGGAATATGCCCCGATGGCGGCCTCCGCCGGCGCGGTCGTCATCGACAACTCCGCCGAGTGGCGGATGAAGCCGGACGTGCCGCTGGTCGTCCCGGAGGTGAATCCCGACGCGGCGTTTCGGCATCACGGCATCATCGCCAACCCCAACTGCTCCACCATTCAGATGGTCGTGGCCCTAAAACCCCTGCACGACGCCGCAAGGATTAAACGGATCGTCGTGTCCAGTTACCAATCGGTTTCCGGGACCGGCAAAGAGGCGATGGACGAGCTGATGGATCAGTCGCGGTCCCTTCTCTCCTTTCAAGAAGCCGTCTGCCACGTCTATCCGTTCCAGATCGCCTTCAATCTGCTCCCGCAGATCGGCTCCTTCGACGCTCAGGGGAATTCTTCGGAGGAGATGAAACTGGTGAACGAGACCCGGAAGATCATGGAAGACGACACGATCCGGATCTCGGCCACGACCGTGCGCGTTCCGGTTTTTCGGGCCCATTCCGAATCGGTGAACATCGAGACCGAAAGAAAGCTCTCGGCCAATGAAGCGCGCGCGCTGCTGGCGACCGCGCCGGGGGTGATGGTGTTCGACGACCCGCAGCGCAAGGTCTACCCGATGCCGCTGGAGGTTTCCGGGACCGACGAAGTTTATGTGGGCCGGATCCGGGAGGACGCCTCGGTGGAATCGGGGCTGAATCTCTGGATCGTGGCGGACAACCTGCGAAAGGGAGCGGCGCTCAATGCCGTTCAGATTGCGGAGAAGCTGATCCAGGCCGCTTTGTGATCGAACATCACCTGTTACTTCAAAAGCGGATCCTGTCCTGCGACAGCCCCGCCGTGCTCGCAGCCCCGCCCGGTGTAGGGACCCCGGCTGTGCAAGGTGGGGCGCTCCGCCTTCGGCCATCCGCTTATTTTACCGAATGCCGTAATGTCTGATCTTGGTGCTCTTGGACGGTTTCTGATCCTCATCGGGGCGGTCATTGTTTTGATCGGCGGCGTGCTGGTTTGGGTCGGAAAAACTCCGGGCCTGGGCTGGCTGGGCCGCCTGCCGGGGGACATCTATATCGAGCGGAAGAATTTCAGCTTTTTCTTTCCCCTCACCTCAGGCCTACTGATCAGCCTGATCCTCTCCCTCATTCTGTGGCTGTTAACCCGTCGGTGAAGCGGTGTTCCTTATCATTCGGACGACACGACCGGAACGAAAAATCCGAAGGAAGACCGCGGCGATCATCCTGATGATCACCGGCCTGTTCTCTCCATGCCCGGTCCTCGCGGGCGAATCGATCCGGGTCCTCCTCGCCCCCGATCCTCCATCGGTAACGATTGCCGGTAGTCCGGACCTGACGCTCACGGACCCGGACGGACGGCCGGTCGCTGGGGGGTTCAAAGGCTCCGTCGTGATCGCCGCAGGGCCGCAGGGCTTGATCATCCAGAACGAGCCCACCGACCGGCGCGAGCTGGTCGCTTCCTCCGGGAGCGGAGCGATCCGCATCGACGATCGGGACGTCGGCGGGATCCTCCACATCGCCCTTTACCATGATAAGATTCGGTTGATCAACGAGCTGGACCTCGAAGACTATCTCAAGGGCGTGGTGCCGATCGAGATCTCATCCAAATGGCATCCGGAGGTCCTGAAGGTGCAGGCGATCATTTCACGGACCTATGCGCTCTACCAGCGACAACTCAACCTGGGAAAAGATTACGACGTCCAGGCCACGACGGCCGATCAGGTGTACGAAGGCCGGGACAAGGAAGACCCGGTGACGAATCAGGCCGTTGCCGAAACCCGGGGGCTGGTCCTGACCTATGAAGGACAGTTAATCCTGTCCGCATATCATTCCACCTCGGCCGGCCCGACCGAAAACGCCGCCGAAGTCTGGGGAATGGACCTCCCGTATCTCAAAGGGGTGAGTTGTCCTTTCGACCAGAACTCGCCTTACTATCAATGGAACCGGTCCATTCCGATGGACACCGTCCAAAAAGCCTTTTCGACGGCCGGCTACTCCATCGGAACGATCGCTTCGATCACCCCCTTCCGCTGGACCGAGGCCGGGCGGATCAGCCAGATCCGACTGATCCATTCCCGGGGAGAACTGATCCTCAAGGCGGGGGACCTCCGACGCATCCTGGGATACCAGGAGCTGCCCAGCGCCCATTTTCGGATCGAGAAGATCGGTCGCGAAGTCCAGCTCCGGGGCCACGGGTACGGCCACGGCGTGGGGCTCTGTCAGTGGGGCGCCAAGGAGATGGCCGAGATGGGATACAAGTATGATCGGATCCTGAAATATTATTATCCGGGCGTCCTCGTGGCGCCCTATTCGTCCGTCACCGTGGTCGAGCCGCCTCCATGATACCAAAAGCCCCGCCTGGCGAATACCGACTCTCCAGTTACGATTACCCGCTGGACGAATCCCTCATCGCGCAGGTTCCATCGGCCGACCGGGATCAAGCCCGCCTGATGGTCCTGGACCGGAAGACGGGACGGATCGAACACCGTCGGTTCCAGGATCTGGTGCATTACCTGCGGCCCTCGGACGTGCTCGTCGTCAACGACACGCGGGTCATTCCCGCCCGGTTGCCGGGCCGCAAGATGCCCGGCGGAGGGAAGATCGAGGTGCTGATGCTCCGGGAGGCGGACGGGCCGAAACAATGGGAGGTCCTCCTCCGCGGATCGGTCCACGCGGGACAGGCGATCCGGTTCGGCACGGGAGAAACGGCCGTGGTCCGCCGGGACCTCGGATACGGGCGAAAGATTTTGGAATGGATGGGCGAAGAAGCCGTGGCGTCGATCATCGCCCGGCTGGGCCATACGCCCCTCCCTCCGTATATTCGACGGAGTCCTGCGGCGGAGGACCGGGAGCAATACCAGACGGTCTACGCCGCGGCCCCCGGATCGGTGGCCGCCCCCACGGCCGGCCTCCATTTTACGGAGACCCTTCTCGACCGGATCCGCGCGCACGGCGTGAACGTGGTTTCGGTCACGCTGCACATCGGCCCGGGGACGTTCCGGCCGGTCCGTTGCGGGGACATCCGTAGGCATCAAATGGACTCGGAGTGGTATGATATCGGCCCCTCGGCGGTCGAGGTCTTGGAGGAGGTTCGTCGCCGAAAGGGGAGGATCGTGGCCGTGGGCACGACGGCCACGCGCGTCCTGGAATCGGCGATCCGGGACTCCGGATCATTTCAAGCCCGGTCGGGCTGGACCGCTCTGTTCATCACCCCCGGTTATTCGTTCAAGTGCGTGGACGGCCTGGTGACGAACTTTCACCTTCCCAAGTCCACCTTATTGATGCTGGTTTCGGCCTTTGCCGGGCTACCGTACATCCGGCAGGCCTATGCCGAGGCCTTGCGGTCACGCTACCGCTTCCTCAGTTACGGCGATGCAATGCTGATCCTTTCATGAGACGCGTCAATCGAAGATTTAAGTCGCGGGCAGTTTCGCGGGGCCGGCTGTTTCTGTTCCTGGCGGGCGGCGTCGCCACGGCCGTTTTGCTTGTGGCGGTCCTCATTTTTCTGGAACAACGCTCGCCGGTTCAAAGCGCTCCTTCCGAACCGCCGGACGGGGCCGCTCCAAGAAAATCGAGCGTCCGACCCGCGCCGCCGGTTCCACCAGCGGATAATGGGGTGCCGGCGCCCGCCCCCGAGACCTTCACGTTCTACGACACCCTAGAGCAGCGCGGCACGCCGCATCTGGGCTTCATCGCGAAGACGACGACATCCTCCGAAACCCCTTCACGCGGCCCGGCCGTCCCCCCTCCCAAGAAAGCGTCGACCGGCTATACAGTTCAAATCGCCGCCACCCGGGACCGGGCGACCGCCGAGTCCATGGCCGGCCGTCTCCGGCGAAAGGGCTATTCGGTTTTCATCCTCCCCCACGTCGTCCCGAAGCGGGGGACTTGGTACCGGGTCCGGGTCGGGCATTTTACGCAACGGCAGGCGGCTCAAGAAATGACGGCTCGATTATCCGGACGGGAGCACCTGACGGCTTACGTGGTCCGAGAATAGGGCGGGATCACAAAATGATTTTTCGTTCCTTGGCCGTGTGTTCAAGAATGGTTACGGCGCTGTGGAGCCGCTGGAGACGGGTGTTGCGATTCCGGACCGCCAGGGTATCGTGAAGGGGGAATTTCTCTCCGCGGACTTCCTTCTGGAGTTTCCGGAGTTGGTGGTAAAGCGCCTTGACGCCTTCGGAGTCGAACTTCTTGAGCGCCAGCGGGTTGATCGTAAAAAATCCTTCCGCGACGTCCCGCGCCACGGCGGTAATGCTTTTTCCGCGCAGTTGCATCCCCGGCATGGTCTGTCCACCTCCGAGCCTTTAAGTAACGATACCGTATTTTAACCCCCCTGTCAAAGGCCCGGGAGGCCGCGAGGGTTGTGATCGAGGCTTCGTCCGTGTATAATTCGCAGCGAATTTCGGTATACACCCCGGGGGGACGGAATGGAGAAACGGGGCCGGAACCGAAACGGATAGCGCCGGTTCGTGAAGTTCGGCAAGGACCGTCCGGACAAGCTGGGATTTACCGAGGATGTATCTTCCGGCGGGATGTTCATCAAATCGAACACGGTGCTCCAGCCCGGAGTCCATCTCCGGATCGAGCTGACCCGTCCGGATCATCGTGTTCTTTTGATGACGGGACACGGAATGTGGGCCCGGCAGGTTTCTCCGAGTCTGCTGCGTTTGGCCAAGAAAAGCGGGATGGGAATCGGTCTGACCCAGGTCGACAAGGACTATCAACAATCCATCGCCGACCTCGGGACCTGAATCAGAGGGCCTGGCTCTTGATCTCGATTTTGGTCGCAGCCCGCATACGGTTCAAGGCGGACATCAGGACCCGCTGTTGTTTTCGAACGAGGGCGTCCTCTACCGCCTTGGTCTCCTGCTCAAGGCGTTTCTCGGGCGTCGCCTTCGGGTCCGCCGGCGGATTCGGAACGGCCGCCTTCGCCTCCGCGGTCTCCTGGGCCGTCAGGACGATGCCGTCCTGAAGGACGCGCTTGGCCTTGTTGATCAGCAGGTCCTGCCGGATGGACTGCTCGTATTCATCGGCCGCCGTGTGACTGCGCGACAGGAAAAACTGGTACCGGTCGGGATCAAAACGTCCCTGCTCGTCGTGAAACGCGGTGTCTTGGGTAATGCTCTGCCGCAATTCATCCACCCCGACCGAAAGCCCGAGTTCCCGGGCCATTTTCAACCACAGCTCCCGTTCGACCACGCTGTTGATCACGAGTTGCTTGACCAGATCCTCTTTGAAGTTTTCTTTCAGAATCTCCCGGTAGTACCGGTAGGCATTCTCCTTGTAGCGGTTGTACTGAGCCTGCGTAATCCGAACCTGACCGATCTGGGCCACATAAGGCTCCCGGGAGGCGCCCGAGAAGCCCCAC
This window encodes:
- the leuB gene encoding 3-isopropylmalate dehydrogenase gives rise to the protein MRRSFTIAVLPGDGIGKEIVPEAVKVLEAIGRLHGLAFSFHESVVGGGAIDLHGRPLPEETLAAAKKADAVLLGAVGGPKWDGLDSSTRPEKALLGLREQLGLYANLRPAKPFPQLIEASSLRREVIEGTDLLVVRELTGGIYFGEPRGIKPYRNEERGINTEVYTTKEIGRIARVAFEAARKRRRKVASVDKANVLESSALWRKVVIEVHKDYPDVELSHLYVDNCAMQLIRNPKQFDVIVTTNLFGDILSDEAAMLTGSIGMLPSASLGGRTAMYEPIHGSAPDIAGQNKANPLATILSAAMMLNYSFDQGKAADEIEAAVLGVLDQGYRTGDIASPGTKLVGTKEMGELVVKQLMKA
- a CDS encoding aspartate-semialdehyde dehydrogenase, which encodes MLTKKDQYVIAVVGATGAVGQEMVEVLEERKFPVEELRLFASERTAGETLTFRDRSLTVKLLTKEAFSGVDIALFSAGEEVSREYAPMAASAGAVVIDNSAEWRMKPDVPLVVPEVNPDAAFRHHGIIANPNCSTIQMVVALKPLHDAARIKRIVVSSYQSVSGTGKEAMDELMDQSRSLLSFQEAVCHVYPFQIAFNLLPQIGSFDAQGNSSEEMKLVNETRKIMEDDTIRISATTVRVPVFRAHSESVNIETERKLSANEARALLATAPGVMVFDDPQRKVYPMPLEVSGTDEVYVGRIREDASVESGLNLWIVADNLRKGAALNAVQIAEKLIQAAL
- a CDS encoding DUF2905 domain-containing protein — protein: MSDLGALGRFLILIGAVIVLIGGVLVWVGKTPGLGWLGRLPGDIYIERKNFSFFFPLTSGLLISLILSLILWLLTRR
- a CDS encoding SpoIID/LytB domain-containing protein, yielding MFLIIRTTRPERKIRRKTAAIILMITGLFSPCPVLAGESIRVLLAPDPPSVTIAGSPDLTLTDPDGRPVAGGFKGSVVIAAGPQGLIIQNEPTDRRELVASSGSGAIRIDDRDVGGILHIALYHDKIRLINELDLEDYLKGVVPIEISSKWHPEVLKVQAIISRTYALYQRQLNLGKDYDVQATTADQVYEGRDKEDPVTNQAVAETRGLVLTYEGQLILSAYHSTSAGPTENAAEVWGMDLPYLKGVSCPFDQNSPYYQWNRSIPMDTVQKAFSTAGYSIGTIASITPFRWTEAGRISQIRLIHSRGELILKAGDLRRILGYQELPSAHFRIEKIGREVQLRGHGYGHGVGLCQWGAKEMAEMGYKYDRILKYYYPGVLVAPYSSVTVVEPPP
- the queA gene encoding tRNA preQ1(34) S-adenosylmethionine ribosyltransferase-isomerase QueA encodes the protein MIPKAPPGEYRLSSYDYPLDESLIAQVPSADRDQARLMVLDRKTGRIEHRRFQDLVHYLRPSDVLVVNDTRVIPARLPGRKMPGGGKIEVLMLREADGPKQWEVLLRGSVHAGQAIRFGTGETAVVRRDLGYGRKILEWMGEEAVASIIARLGHTPLPPYIRRSPAAEDREQYQTVYAAAPGSVAAPTAGLHFTETLLDRIRAHGVNVVSVTLHIGPGTFRPVRCGDIRRHQMDSEWYDIGPSAVEVLEEVRRRKGRIVAVGTTATRVLESAIRDSGSFQARSGWTALFITPGYSFKCVDGLVTNFHLPKSTLLMLVSAFAGLPYIRQAYAEALRSRYRFLSYGDAMLILS
- a CDS encoding SPOR domain-containing protein, with translation MRRVNRRFKSRAVSRGRLFLFLAGGVATAVLLVAVLIFLEQRSPVQSAPSEPPDGAAPRKSSVRPAPPVPPADNGVPAPAPETFTFYDTLEQRGTPHLGFIAKTTTSSETPSRGPAVPPPKKASTGYTVQIAATRDRATAESMAGRLRRKGYSVFILPHVVPKRGTWYRVRVGHFTQRQAAQEMTARLSGREHLTAYVVRE
- a CDS encoding PilZ domain-containing protein, with amino-acid sequence MKFGKDRPDKLGFTEDVSSGGMFIKSNTVLQPGVHLRIELTRPDHRVLLMTGHGMWARQVSPSLLRLAKKSGMGIGLTQVDKDYQQSIADLGT
- a CDS encoding SurA N-terminal domain-containing protein encodes the protein MLKFLRKGAVENPWIYRTIMFLIAATFVISMGWWGFSGASREPYVAQIGQVRITQAQYNRYKENAYRYYREILKENFKEDLVKQLVINSVVERELWLKMARELGLSVGVDELRQSITQDTAFHDEQGRFDPDRYQFFLSRSHTAADEYEQSIRQDLLINKAKRVLQDGIVLTAQETAEAKAAVPNPPADPKATPEKRLEQETKAVEDALVRKQQRVLMSALNRMRAATKIEIKSQAL